The following DNA comes from Novosphingobium sp. THN1.
GGGATTTTCCAGCGGCGTGGACCATTGCGAATGGGCGTTCCTCGGTGGCCAGCTGATCGCCCCCGAAACCGGCAAGCCCGATTTCGTCACCTTCCTGATCCCGCGCAAGGATTTCACCGTGCTGCCGGTGTGGGACACCATCGGCCTCGGCGCGACTGGCAGCCATGACGTGACGGTGAAGGACGTCTACGTGCCTGCCTACCGCGTCCACCGCTCCAAGGACGGCTTCGCGGTGACCAGCCCCGGCCTCAAGGTCAACGACGCACCGCTGTTCAAGCTGCCGTTCGGCCAGGTCTTCGTCCGCGCCGTTTCCTCGTCCTCGATCGGCGCGCTGCAGGGCGCGCTGGATATCTATCGCGACGCAGGGGCCAAGCGCGTTTCGCACAACGATGCCTCCAGCGCGGCGCAGGACCCGGCAACGCTGGAACTGATCGCCGAGACTGCCGCCGCAATCGACGAGATGAAGGCAACGCTGAACCGCAACTTCGACCACCTCAACGCCTGCGCCCGCGCCGGACAGGCCGCCGATGTCGAGACGCGGCTGACCTATCGATACCAGTCGGCGCAGGTTTCGGGCCGCTGTGCCGAACTGATCAGCCGCATCTTCCATGCCTCGGGCGCGGAAGGGATCTTCCGCGGAAGACCTATCGCCCGGATCTTCTGCGATATCCATGCCGGCCGCACCCATGTCGCCAACAACCCGGCCAAGGTCGGCCGCAATTTCGGCAACGTCCTGCTTGGCGCGCCCAACGCCGACAGCTTCATCTGAGATGGGCTGATCCCATGGCAACCACGGCAGACTACGGGCTTGGCCCCAATGCCTTTCCGCGCGGCTGGTTCATGATCGCCGTTGCAGCGGACGTTTCGTCCACCCCTCAAGCGGTGCATTTCTTCGGCAAGGAAATGGTGCTCTACCGCGGCAAAGGCAGCGGCCGGCCGATCCTGCTCGACGCCTTCTGCCCGCACATGCGGGTGCACATCGCGAAGAACACCACGTCGTACATCGTGCGCGACGGGATGCAGGTGGAGGGCGATTCGATCCGCTGCCCGGCGCACGGCTGGCGCTACAACTCCAATGGGCAGTGCGACGACATCCCCTATTCCACGCACGGCATCCCCAAGTCCGCATGCCTCAAATCGTACACCGTGGAGGAGCGCGCCGGCTGCATCTTCATGTGGCACGACATGGAAGGCGGCGCGCCGGACTTCGATCTGCCTGCGCTGTCAGAGTGGGATCGCACGGGCGAGGGCTGGGTGCGCTGGACGCCCGATCACTTGGGCACCCTGCCGATCCACCCGCAGGAAATCCTAGACAACATGTCAGACATTGCGCACTTCGCGCCTGTCCACGGCAGCACCGGCACGGTCTATTTCGAGAATGTCTATGACGGTCCGATCATGCGCCAACGCTTCGGTTCGGGCCACCGCACGCTGGTCGACAGCGAAGCGCTGCTCGAGACCGACACCTGGTACACCGGCCCCGGCATCCTGCTGTGCCGGATGGAGGGCAAGCACCCCTCGCTGATGATGATCTGCAACACGCCGGTCAAGGATGGCGAGGTGCGTGTGTGGTTCGCGGTCATGGCCAAGACCGCCGACAACCACCAGCCAACCTGCGAGGAAGCGGCCATCGCCCGTGCCTACCACGAATCCGGACTCGCCGCCTTCGCCCAGGACTTCGAACTATGGCAGCACAAGGAACCGGCGATCAGCGTGTTGCAGATCCCCGATGATGGCCCGTTCCACAAGGGCCGCATCTGGTACCGTCAGTTCTTCCACCCACGTGCTCAGGCCGCCGAATTTCAAGCGCGGGTCAACGGTTCGCACGTGACGCTTCGTGGCAAGGGCGAGGTGATGCAA
Coding sequences within:
- a CDS encoding Rieske 2Fe-2S domain-containing protein — its product is MATTADYGLGPNAFPRGWFMIAVAADVSSTPQAVHFFGKEMVLYRGKGSGRPILLDAFCPHMRVHIAKNTTSYIVRDGMQVEGDSIRCPAHGWRYNSNGQCDDIPYSTHGIPKSACLKSYTVEERAGCIFMWHDMEGGAPDFDLPALSEWDRTGEGWVRWTPDHLGTLPIHPQEILDNMSDIAHFAPVHGSTGTVYFENVYDGPIMRQRFGSGHRTLVDSEALLETDTWYTGPGILLCRMEGKHPSLMMICNTPVKDGEVRVWFAVMAKTADNHQPTCEEAAIARAYHESGLAAFAQDFELWQHKEPAISVLQIPDDGPFHKGRIWYRQFFHPRAQAAEFQARVNGSHVTLRGKGEVMQVA
- a CDS encoding flavin-dependent monooxygenase; translation: MTLAQPALTMPTEAELVARAEALIPALRARADEADRLCRLPDETIRDFQDAGFFKILQPRRYGGYEMDPQTFYAVQMKVAEGCMSSAWVLGVVAVHNWQLALFDARAQEDVWGSDPTTLISSSYMPKGKATPVEGGYRVTGHWGFSSGVDHCEWAFLGGQLIAPETGKPDFVTFLIPRKDFTVLPVWDTIGLGATGSHDVTVKDVYVPAYRVHRSKDGFAVTSPGLKVNDAPLFKLPFGQVFVRAVSSSSIGALQGALDIYRDAGAKRVSHNDASSAAQDPATLELIAETAAAIDEMKATLNRNFDHLNACARAGQAADVETRLTYRYQSAQVSGRCAELISRIFHASGAEGIFRGRPIARIFCDIHAGRTHVANNPAKVGRNFGNVLLGAPNADSFI